Within Thamnophis elegans isolate rThaEle1 chromosome 11, rThaEle1.pri, whole genome shotgun sequence, the genomic segment CGTGCCAGGTAACAtgtctctgcatgccacttcagccacgcatgccacaggttcgccatcacggacataGGATATAACACTGGCATTTACTTCACGTCTTGTACTAAGTATTCAACTGAGTTGAATGTAATCAACATATGATGATTGAAATATCTACAGCGCTGTTCCCATAGATTCAGTTCCCATAATAGATTCagtgtttttaatttttgcttcAGCTCCTGTTCTGATGAAGGAAGAGATTTCTGCGAAAGAAGATAAGGCCAAGGAATTCTTAAACAATCTGAAACGTCCGAAGCGCCAGCTTTGGGATAGGAGTCAGCCTGACGTACAGCAGTGGTACCAGCACTTTCTCTATTTGGGTTTTGATGAAGCTGTAAGTGGCATAGTTGTTTTAACTTTCAATAATGAAGTTCAGTGATCTGAATTAGCACTGTGTAAATCTTGTTGGATTCAGGATAATTGCCTAATGTttgattttctttgaaataaGCTTCATATTTCTGTATAGATATGGGAAGGAATTCAATTTAGTTTCAATCTTATAATTATATTCATTACAATAGATATGGGAAACCTGCCTTCTTTATAAGCAAAACCATTCCCCTTATTATATGTGAATTTGAGAAGGTGAATTCTTGCTAATGGTCACAGCAGGTCAAGCTTGATAATTGTTTCAGGCATCTACTTGAAttaatttaatagcaatagcacctagagttatataccgctttacagtgctttatagtcctctctaagtggtttacagagtcaacatactgctcccaacaatttgggtcctcattttacctatctcagaaggatggaaggctgtcaaccttgagtctggtgagatttgaactggcaaattgcagTCAGTCGACAGTCAGCGGAAGGAGCCTGCAGtatgcactctaatcactgtaccaccatggctctaaCTTCTGGCAAAGTTTTTTTGGGAAAAAGTTATTTAATCACATGAATGCACAGAAAACATTTCAACATTATGATTTTACTGAAGCATAAATGGGACATGCAAACAAAACACATTTGTATCATGGATAAAGTATTTCACACTTCAAACAGCAATCTGGAATTATATATTATGCCTTCCTCCACCCCTGCtattatatattaaaatgaatagCTGAAATTAGTTGCTGAAGTTCTCACTCAGGTCTACTATTGAAACGGGAAAATACTTTAATCCTATTGGTTAACTGGCTGACAGCTTCCTATAAAAGGAGTACTGTTAGCCAGGCTGTTACTTGTGTTGTTCTGATGAACTAATAAAAGAGTTTTGATAAAATTCACTCTGGCCTCATCTCCATTCTCGCCCAGAACTTAGCACCTGTGGTCAAGAATTGTCCTAGAAGTGAAATTCCAATATTTTTCAGCATGGGAGGTTAATGAATCAATTTTTCATGCAGGCATTTTACCTGACAAATTAAACCATTTTAATTTCTGcgcatagtttgtgtgtgtgcttaGATTATTTGAATCTAACATATAGTtgtttttcaaaggaaaatataGAGGAACCATACAAAAAACCCTGAATGAGAATATGGCTTTGGTAGCAATTTGTTAGGAAGTCATATGCTAAACTGAGAGTAGACAGGGATAAGGAAAAGTATAGTAAAGTCTTATAAATTGGATGAACTATTTATTATAAACTGAAGACTGTGCAAATTACTTGAATGTGCCTCAAGCTGTTTCAATACTTCAGAATTTGAAAAACCATATTTGAGTTCTTTAATTTTTGTTTATGGTAGGGTGTActgatatattttctttatttctgataAATACAGTAAAAGTTGCTTAGAAAAAACACCGGAAAACTGACTGAATCCTAGATATAAATTCACTTTCCAATcagcatatatttttaaaaaacaatacaataagTATTTAATGCAAAAGAAGTGAATGATACAATCTTTCAATTATTCAGGGCCTTTTCCCCCTTGACTCATTATGACATTTTGCCCATTGCAGGAATGTTTGGGAAGCAAAGACTTTTTTGTTCTGAATATTTCTATAGAAAACAATTTCATTTGATAGGGTTTTGACTGAGAATTGGTGGTACTGATTAAAATGAAGTCATGTATTATCCACATAAATGCTTGTCACAGTAATTAGAGTGCTGAGTTTTAATAGAGGAAAGACAGGTTCAAGTGTTCATTGGTCTCAGAGATCATTAGAAGTCCCCACCCCCAACCTACTCACTATAGGTCACTGAAAACAGaaataggggaggggggaaacactAAAAACATCCTTAATGCCTTGCACTGGGGTTACAATTGCATTGGGAttcaaatataggtagtcctcaacttacaaccaaaattgggcccaaaatttatgttgctaaggaaaACGTGATtattgtccagtggtgggttccagatcctgttgcaactggtatgctgaaacggggcccggcgtccaccacgtgAACACCCGCAGCATGTATGCAGCGTGCACATGTGTACTTAttgcctgcaatgctccagctgctcggcggagcgctgcgcaggtgccgtacactccatgcacatgcgtgaaagccccgatcggctcatatagcggtaaggagggtgggcgggccctccggagcaccatacttgaatggtacccggtgctgcCAGCGGGCACTGgaacgcctgtactggggcgtactggtggtatcccaccactgttattgtcccatttatgactttttttgccctgctcagtgaatgactgcagttgttagtcacatggttattaagtgaatctggctttctcattgactttgcctaTCAGAAGTTTGGaaaatgtcccggggtcatgatgacataaatacatgccagttgccacacatctgaattttgatcacatcaccatgggatgctacaatggtcttaAGTCTCTTTTTTGcgtgccgttgtaatttcaaatggtaactaaatgaatggtcaaagactacctgtatcaatTTGTcagttctcacttagcaacagggctTCTGTGAGTATAAAATGAGATGAGGCCTTTATATATGTCAAATTTCCAGTAGCAATGTATAAACAAGATATAGATAAaccgtgatcacatgatcactttGTTTCTGGCATACAAGCAGAAAAACAATCTAGTTAAATATAGTTTCATCTGATAAACGTTGGTGACTAATCAACTAATCAAGCCAGGATGCTGTTGTATTTTAAGCTGGTATCAAAAATATTCACAAAACTGATCATGTAATACATAAAGCACAGTAAAAAAATAAccactttttaaaatccaaatgaCTGCAACTATAATAATTTACACATCATCATCAAGAAAGGAGAatagtttatttaaaaatgtacataATATTCATCTGTAAAGTACCGAAATACTATATACTAATAAGCAGTCATGTATGCAGAAAATATTGCTAAACACTGATAGCATAGCTTAAAATTCAAACCAGTAGTTTTACTTCATTAAATAGAATGGTATCAAGTTTCAAAGTTCAAGGTAAAATTTGATTCACACTTTCAGCAACTCGGCTTATGGCCCGCACCTAGTGACTGTTTGACGTTGCGATCGGCCTATCTGTAAGGCTAGTTACAACCCGGACTCAAAATTTCAATGGACATTGTTGGGGACTCAGCAGCTAGCCAAGCCgcaccctgattggctaaggtgcgGTTTGGCTAAGCGTGGGCCGCTAGGGGTGTGCTCattggctttccctgcttgacagctccgtataaatagctgtcaagcagggaaggtgctgaatcgcctgtaaatagtttACCGAATAAACTGTGCCTGTTCTGACAGTCCTGGCTCCAGTGTCGTCCTTCCGCTGATCCTCAAAAGTCATCCCATGTCACATGACCACACTCTGGGTGCTTAGCAACCAGGCTGCCTTTATAGCTgtctcccatggtcacatgatcacatttcacAATGGTTTTGCCAAAACCCGGCATTTACTTCTGCTTTTCAGCAAAATTGTAAGTGAACCATTGGTTTGCTATAACAACTGGAATTTGCTCAATGAACTattgtgattcacttagcaattgctGCAAAAAAGCTATAAGGGttggtcacgtgatcatcttGAGTTATGACtgtgatgggcaggctccattatggttatgactcaaggactacttgtattctccACCTGAAATGAATTATAAAAGCACACAAAGAAATGtaccaatattttaaaagcaCTTTAAGCAATTCATGTTAAGTATTAAGCAGAATTTGGCAACCTTATTGGGAATTTTTGTTCTATTCTTGACATAAAATAAACCATATACAGTTCTATTGTATTCTTCATAGAAAGAGTAGATGTTATATTAATGGATCTGGGTGTTCCACTGACTCAGTCCTTTTACTTTATAGCACAGGTGGGGAATTATGACTCCttaatgacttgtggacttcaactcctggaatatCCATggctggctcaagaattctgggagttgaagtcctcaagtcataaaggagccatagttccccacctctgctttataaGGTCATGATAATTCCAAAATGAGGATATTGTGAAGGGTCTCCTCCATGAACTCAAAGAGTAGGCGGTAAAATTATGCTGGACAGAAAACTGTAAATTTTATAAGTGGTCTGTAAAAGTAGCAAAGGAATTCTCTCATCATACACCAACTTAAAGATCCGAAACAGCTCAGCTGTTTCTGGAGATTAACGCTAACCACTTTTCCCTGATGAATGCTTTAGCCCTCTCAAATACCAATTGCTTGAAGCTCCAAGCAGAAAACTTGCTATTATACATAATCTCTTTGTTTGCTTTTCTCTATTTGATTTTGATCCATTCTGAAGTTAAAGAAGCTAGGAAGtcaaaatacattattttaagtCAATAGTTTAAATGCTAAATCCATGTGACGGTaattctagagccgaggtggcgcagtggttaaatgcagcactgcaggctacttcagctggctgcagttctacagttcggctgttcaaatctcaccggctcaaggttgactcagccttccatccttccgaggtgggtaaaatgaggacctggattgttgttgggggcaatatgctgactctgtaaaccgcttagagagggctgaaagccctatgaagcggtatataagtctaactgctattgctattgctattgctaattcctaTTTCTAGGAACAAGAAGGCActgaaatgtaaatattttactGTATTTCCACAATAAACGCAGGTCTTTTAGATATGGATTTGAGATTCATACAATATTTGAACAATAACTTTCAAAGTATTGCTGTCCTAATATATTCTAGATTCTGGTCAGCTATTTGATTTGGATACTTCACTTATTCCTGCGCTGAGAAATAAATTGGACCTTGGAATTAATGGCTTCTTTCTGCTATATAGTTTAGTTGCCAAAATCATCAATTAACTTTTTAAATTAGAGGATTATGTTCCAGGGTGTATTACAGAAGATGGTATACAGTACATATACCATTTTGGATGAAAACATCTGAtcaatattgaaagaaaaatatatttcaatgctTCTAAAGCATAGCATTTTTATGAACATATGGCTTCAGCAAATCGATGGtcactttttccctttttctgcaGAAATTTGAAGATTATGTCTCCTACTGGTCAAACGTAGGTCGTGGTGGCCATGAATATGATGGTGGCTATTATCACCACCATTATGATGAAGATGCTCCTATTGGCCCACGATATCCAGACACCTTCAGACATGGAGCAAATGTCaattatgatgattattattaagaTTATTCTGTGTATTAACTATTATTAACCCTTTCATCTCTGTATTGACtatattaattctttcttctctgTGTAAGGacacttaattttttaaaaaattgattttaatCTGGTTCTTAATTTTAGTTGATGGGATTGGGGGAAGAAACCAAGAAAAATTGCCCTTGCATATATTTCTTAACATATCTACTTTAAAATTAAAGCTTTTAGTACAAACTTTTGATTACCATATGTATTCTGGTGAAATTCTTACTTTATGAAGACTAACTTTCTTTACAGAGACCAATATGGCCATCTATTTTATATTAATGTAGCTTACAATGAATaaaaacataaacatgaacaacaGTCTCATCCAATAACATCCTATTACCCACCACAGGGCCATATCACCATACCAACTTTGCATTTTTCTGGATCTACTCCCATCTTAGCCCAATCGTGGGGGGAAGAGCCATGATTCATGGCCTGAAGGTTCAAGGCTAAAAGGATAATGGATCCCAGGGGGTCAAAAATGGAAAGCCATTCTGTCTTGCTAGGGTTGAGTTGCAGTAAGTTCTTCCCCACCCAGAGCCTTCAGGCATTGGGTCAGCACCTGAACATCACTACCTGCCCAGTTGAGGGTAGActagtggtgagttgcaggcagtACGTCCCGGTACAGGCGTgccggagcctgcctggaacaCTGGACcacgttctggtacggtgctccagagggcccacccgcccgcccatgctccttaccggtcttttgtctttggcgcttccgcgcacgtcCCGTACAGTGCCTAAgcgacactccactgagcagctggagcatcacataGGCTCGTGGAGGCTCATAGAGGtgctgtaccggttggaacgggatccagaacccatcactggggTAGAGGTGTATAATTATCGTTTGCATATTGATGAAACTGTACTGCCAACTGACCTCTCTCATGGGCTTTATTTGATGTTAAATAGAAGTGATGAGAAACCGAGCCTTGAGGCACCTACTTAAGATAGGCGTAGACTTCTCTTCCCCAATCCTTTTTCCAGCGACAGGAAGGGAAAAACAATGCAATACAGTGACTTCCACTCCCAACCTCCAAATCCAATCCAGAAGGATGCTCTTGTGGATGGTACTAAAGGTTGCCGAGTGATCCAGAAGGTCCAGGATGGATGCAACATCCCCATCCCAAGCTTTTCAGCGGATCAACAAATGTGGCCAATGCCATGTCAGTACTATAAAAATGACTGAAAAAGGTCTAGATAATATAATTCATCCAGGACTCTTCAATGCTAAACacccaccactttctcaacaatctgttctgacccagccttagcagaagcaagaaacccctctttatttaccacttgtaaattaattgcatttacccattaattgcattcacccaccaaaaagtccaggaaatagtccttcaaagagctaattgcagtaacagaccttatcattCCTTGCAATAATTGCAAGGCTGTGAGCTCCTAGCCGCAAAGTTGCAAATTaaattctggcaagcagtctttgtggcacacataatgagcaaaatcttcagaaatacgaactatCTCCTACAAcatccactcccctttccttctatttatttcccagccagggaggggctatTCAGCGTTCACACgtgctttgcttcctgagtcGACTCCTTgactctcctaactgctctgtgcATACGTACATCTGGAAAGGCTCCATCTGTTCTTCCTTCTCACTCATATCAGCTTCTAAAGGCAGCTGCCTTTCTCGTGGTTGGGAAATGTTGAATGGCATCCATCAAAGCAttgcccagactccagaactggcccaagttccttcccaacctcctcattgtccgagttTGCTGCCAGCTGGCGGGCCATAACACAGCCTTCCCACAAACACTGCCATCTCCTGAAAAGCCTTAACCAACTGGGGAGGGACAAGAGCCCAGATACATGACAAGGTCATAGAAACAACAACCCTATCTACTTCTCAACATCAACtggctcaaactctcccaactAACAAAGTGAGTCGTTTCCATAGAACCTGCCCAGTCAAGCTTACTTCAGTAAAGCCAAGTACCTTTGTCTGACAGGGGGTCTACAGGGGCTCTTCTGTCCATTCCTTACCTAGAAGAGCGCTAGTCACCTAGAATAAAGCTGCTGGTTGTCTGTATGCAGCTACAACAAGAGCGAAGAAGTGAGCTTTCTTTGTCCTGATAAAGACAAAGTATGTCCTAATAAAGACTCCTTCCTGTGCCTgttgtagtggtgggattcagccagttcgcacctattcgtgagaaccggttgttaactttccaagcagttcataGAAccagatgttggaagaaatctccttttgcttttttccacttttcagggctattcctgtaaggaaggcaggaaggaaacattatggtgttgtttctagcctaatctttattgccctgcttaaagaaactgcctctctggttaaccctcattacattgtaacagctaaggcgaagcgcccatcaacctgagtgatgttgagttggccacgcccacatggtcacatgaccaccaacccatacctacccagctggtcattagggcagagaacccgttgttaaattatttgaatcccaacactggccTGTTGGTTTGTAATCCGCCAGCAGTGTTCTCGTGCCATTACATCTCCTGAAGACCCTTGACAAACTATAAGGATCTAGTGGAGCCACAATCATAGAGGCCACAAAATCAGAGTAGTGATTCAATCTTCTTAAATGCTCATTTCAGTTTTAAACTAAAGCTCTGACTGAATCATGCACCAACATCATCTtcatcctcaaggaaaaaacatattccaggggctttggggggggggggggagaaacacctTTGTGGATGACTGGataactgaaaatctccatagttACACCTTCAGGAATAATCTCAAGTTCCTTTTGAAAACCATCACTTTCCTGAGGACACCCAATTCAATAGATTCCTCTTCCCTGCAGTGGGGTCAACTCATAGAAAGCTTCATGACAAAGAACTGATGATAACATTTCCCATCCTCAACCTCTCAGATCATGTTGCCACTATCCCAAGATAAATGCTAGATCTAATGGATGACCTTCTCTGCGAACTATCACTTTTGCTCCTTTAAAAACACTGAATTGTTTTCTCAAGTCATCAAGAGAGTTTTCTCATTTTACATTAAGCATTGTTGTAAAGGCTTGGAGATAAcacaccagtagtgggttgcaagTGGTACGCCTTGGTATgagtgtaccggagcctgcccggagcactggataccattccgatACGGTGTTTCggagggtccacccacccaccctcctttcctgtcttttaaggcttctgcacttctgtACATGGtgtgtacagcacctgcgtgacgctccattgagcagctggagcatggcggaggctcacggaggcggtAAGACGTATgagccaggcccgttccaaccgtactggttggaacaggatccggaacccaccactgtaacacaCCCAGTTCTCTCTCCACACTGTTGTGGTGGTGACTGTAAACTGTTACTGTAGCTTTTCCTATAAGACAGCACAAGTTGGCTGGATGTCTACACTACCATACGTTTCAAATTTTTTGCAGTATTAAAAGATGAAAAACTTGTAATAGGATTAAGGCATTCCAAATCATTTCCCTTTGAAAGAAAATAGGATGCCGTTGTTTCTGTAGGAATGTGTGATTCAAAATTTTGTGGCCCTGATTCTTCGTCTTtggttttttgtgtgtgcgcTAAAAGTGGATTACTTCTGAAAATAGCAGTACAATTTAATTatagaacagaaaagagaagTTATCCATATTTCTTCATCTTTCTCCTTCCCAGCTTGATTTGTGCTCTTTAATACCAGGCTTTGAGAGCAGACAGAAGATTCTGCATTCCAGACAGGAGCAGAAATCGTTCACTGAATTTTATCCGTACAAGCAGTCCTCAATGTACATCCAAtcctttagcaaccatttgaaattacaacacatTCAAAAAAGTGGTTTACAAGCATTCCCCACAAATACAACagtcacagcatccccatagtcacatgattaaaatctgGGCATTTGGCTACTGGCATGGGTTTAcaatgattgcagcatcctggggccATATGATCATCCCTTATggcctacccagctggtttctCACAAAGTCAATGGAAGAAGCTGGATTCACTGATCAGTGGTATGCTTAATGACTGCAAGTAatctgcttaacaaccgtggcagaaaaggtcgtaaaattggcTCAAACTATCTTGCTAGGCAATGGAAATTGTGATGCCAATTGTGGTCatcagttgaggactatctgtatggtcCTACTTGATTTTTAATTTAACTCCACAGGGTTATTTGTAATTGAACTGTATTCATCAAAAGGTATAGTATCTAAAAACTCACATAATATTGTTTAAAAGAATCAGTTACTCAGAGGCAGATGTTATATCAGTCTGCTATACCTGTATAATAATATGTCCACAATCACAGACTTTTCTCTTACTTAAATCTGTAAGGTTCAGTGTTTTATTAAAATAGCATTTTCAACCACTGGTAGCCAATAATACATTAACTTTTGCCCAGAGTGTGCACAATACAGTAGTGATTTCAAATAGCATTTATCCGTGGAAATAGTTCAAATTCAAGTGTGCAACTAGAA encodes:
- the ECRG4 gene encoding augurin, which encodes MPLLRLAWSQRAGLPLAALVGLLLLLCPSPGVSKAHKLRLMLQRREAPVLMKEEISAKEDKAKEFLNNLKRPKRQLWDRSQPDVQQWYQHFLYLGFDEAKFEDYVSYWSNVGRGGHEYDGGYYHHHYDEDAPIGPRYPDTFRHGANVNYDDYY